One window from the genome of Nitrospira defluvii encodes:
- the tatC gene encoding twin-arginine translocase subunit TatC: MADGFKFQEWLQDTVFKPLEDKKMPVMEHLVELQVRLTRAVIVTAIIFVGTFFYADTLVKWIRIPLQNMFVPGSLSWIPTDLPTVPFVFLAPAEALWQNVKVAGLFALVLGTPYILLEFWHFVVPGLHAQERRFVGPFVILSTLAFYLGLLFSFFFVLPFALNFLISYGVNAGFIPQLSIAQYVGFALWFLLVFGLIFEVPLVITLLAKLGWVDAPLLKRYRKWAFLTAFIFAAILTPTPDPFNQCLMALPMYIFYEVGIVSAGIFNKKKTEAQAQALVPAVAAAGPGVGKPSPSLPAGGGDSEYVGVPTGGRRH; the protein is encoded by the coding sequence ATGGCTGACGGGTTCAAGTTTCAAGAGTGGCTGCAAGATACGGTCTTCAAGCCGCTTGAAGATAAAAAAATGCCGGTCATGGAGCACTTGGTTGAGCTCCAAGTCCGGTTGACCCGTGCGGTCATCGTCACGGCCATTATTTTTGTCGGCACGTTCTTTTATGCCGACACGCTGGTGAAGTGGATCCGGATCCCGCTTCAAAACATGTTCGTGCCGGGGTCCCTTTCCTGGATTCCAACCGACCTTCCCACAGTTCCATTCGTCTTTCTCGCACCAGCCGAAGCCCTCTGGCAGAATGTCAAGGTCGCGGGGTTATTTGCGCTGGTGCTGGGCACGCCCTACATTTTGCTGGAGTTTTGGCATTTCGTGGTTCCCGGCTTGCACGCGCAAGAACGGCGATTCGTCGGCCCGTTTGTGATCCTCAGCACGTTGGCCTTTTATCTCGGGCTGTTGTTCTCCTTCTTCTTCGTCTTGCCCTTTGCGTTGAACTTTTTGATTTCGTATGGTGTCAATGCCGGATTCATTCCGCAACTCTCGATTGCGCAATACGTCGGCTTCGCACTGTGGTTTCTGCTGGTCTTCGGGCTAATTTTCGAAGTGCCGCTGGTAATTACCTTGTTGGCCAAGCTTGGGTGGGTGGACGCTCCGCTCTTGAAGCGGTATCGCAAGTGGGCCTTCTTGACGGCGTTTATCTTTGCGGCGATTCTCACGCCGACGCCGGACCCATTCAATCAATGCCTGATGGCCTTGCCCATGTATATTTTCTATGAAGTCGGGATCGTCAGCGCAGGGATCTTCAACAAGAAGAAGACCGAGGCGCAGGCCCAGGCGCTTGTCCCGGCGGTAGCCGCCGCAGGACCCGGCGTCGGGAAGCCGAGTCCCTCGCTCCCCGCCGGCGGGGGAGACAGTGAGTATGTCGGTGTGCCGACCGGTGGCCGTCGACACTAG
- a CDS encoding Mrp/NBP35 family ATP-binding protein, with translation MPRELNVISQPGSSSGGDACTYMWACAICDENETCQKDKEGHSRWLVAKRMERIEYKVLVMSNKGGVGKSTCTTNLAVSLALKGWHVGICDMDIHGPNIPKMVGAEGQKLKISTSGGIIPFQAYNMKIASMSFLLQNSDDPIIWRDAYKYEFINQLLGGVEWQDLNFLLIDLPPGTGNESVTTIDLLGGVSGAVIITTPQEVALLDSRKSVTFCKDSEVPIIGIVENMSGLECPHCHKEVNVFRKGGGEASASDMGVPFLGRIPLDPDVVTQSDAGEPFALFNSDSATAQAYHDIANQVEAFCKKSGSLIKLAPRQQH, from the coding sequence ATGCCACGCGAGTTAAATGTCATTTCACAGCCCGGTTCCAGCAGCGGCGGAGATGCCTGTACCTATATGTGGGCCTGTGCCATTTGCGACGAAAATGAAACCTGCCAGAAGGATAAGGAAGGTCACAGCCGGTGGCTCGTCGCCAAACGAATGGAACGGATTGAATACAAAGTGCTCGTCATGAGCAATAAGGGAGGCGTGGGTAAGAGCACCTGCACCACCAATCTTGCCGTCAGTCTGGCGTTAAAGGGGTGGCATGTGGGCATCTGTGACATGGATATCCATGGCCCCAATATCCCGAAGATGGTAGGGGCCGAAGGGCAAAAGCTGAAGATCAGCACGTCAGGCGGGATCATTCCGTTTCAGGCCTACAATATGAAAATCGCCTCGATGTCGTTTCTTTTGCAAAACTCCGATGATCCGATTATCTGGCGGGATGCCTACAAATACGAATTCATCAATCAATTGCTGGGTGGAGTGGAGTGGCAGGATCTCAATTTCCTCCTGATTGATCTCCCTCCGGGTACCGGAAACGAATCGGTGACCACCATCGATCTGCTTGGTGGGGTCAGCGGAGCCGTGATCATCACGACGCCTCAAGAGGTGGCGTTGCTCGACTCCCGTAAGTCGGTGACCTTCTGCAAGGATAGTGAAGTGCCGATCATCGGGATCGTCGAAAACATGAGTGGGCTCGAATGTCCACACTGCCATAAGGAAGTGAATGTCTTTCGGAAAGGCGGTGGTGAAGCTTCTGCGTCGGATATGGGCGTCCCGTTCCTTGGCCGGATTCCGTTGGATCCTGATGTGGTGACACAAAGTGATGCGGGGGAGCCGTTTGCGCTGTTCAATTCTGACTCGGCGACCGCTCAGGCCTATCATGATATTGCCAACCAGGTTGAGGCGTTCTGCAAGAAGAGTGGCTCGCTCATCAAGCTGGCGCCACGCCAGCAACATTGA
- a CDS encoding Do family serine endopeptidase, with amino-acid sequence MAYRHQRSKVLSVVAATTMVAATFLSGGVQFGSQAEAAGVPPAFAQGFSEIVKAVTPAVVNIAVTGGGEGRREGRRQLPPGGPFGGPPPGPGDEPPGMEPPGGPGGPPGGGPHRPEQSAGSGVILDPNGYIVTNNHVVEGATQITVTLSDRREFPAKIIGTDPKTDLAIIKIEAKDLASMKWADYEELHVGDLVLAVGSPFGLSSTVTLGIISALGRGNVGIADYEDFIQTDAAINPGNSGGALVNMEGKLIGINTAIFSRTGGSEGIGFAIPSSIATDIVESLTKTGKVVRGWMGVAIQEITPALAKSFKLPDQRKGVLISDVNENGPSHTAGMRRGDVVISFNGKEVQSVSQLRNLVARMAVGKEADIKILREGKEQVLKVKVAERPSDEVLAKREPGPAAPPTETVKPPDNVLAALRVQMLDAAMQSQLNIPAKTTGVVVSSVEAGSPAEAAGLQRGDVIQEVNHEVVKNLEDYQKASAKVKKDEMVVLLLSRQGNNLFVAVNPK; translated from the coding sequence ATGGCGTATCGACATCAGCGCAGCAAGGTGCTGTCCGTAGTCGCAGCGACCACCATGGTCGCTGCCACGTTTTTGTCGGGTGGAGTGCAATTCGGGTCTCAGGCCGAGGCGGCTGGTGTACCTCCGGCATTTGCCCAGGGTTTTTCAGAGATCGTAAAGGCGGTGACGCCGGCAGTCGTGAATATTGCGGTGACCGGCGGGGGTGAGGGCCGTCGCGAAGGCCGCCGCCAACTCCCGCCAGGCGGTCCTTTCGGTGGCCCGCCTCCGGGGCCTGGTGATGAGCCTCCCGGTATGGAACCCCCCGGTGGCCCTGGCGGCCCTCCCGGTGGTGGCCCGCATCGTCCGGAGCAGAGCGCAGGCTCTGGCGTTATCCTCGACCCCAATGGGTATATCGTTACCAATAATCACGTCGTGGAGGGTGCGACCCAGATTACGGTGACGCTCTCGGATCGCCGGGAGTTCCCAGCCAAGATCATCGGCACCGATCCGAAGACGGATCTTGCCATTATCAAGATTGAGGCGAAAGATCTCGCCTCGATGAAGTGGGCGGATTACGAGGAACTGCACGTTGGCGATTTGGTCCTTGCGGTGGGAAGTCCCTTTGGACTCAGCTCCACCGTGACGTTGGGCATCATCAGCGCATTGGGCCGCGGTAACGTCGGTATTGCGGACTATGAAGACTTTATTCAGACGGACGCCGCCATCAACCCCGGCAATTCAGGTGGCGCTTTGGTCAACATGGAAGGCAAGTTGATCGGGATTAACACCGCGATCTTCTCCCGCACCGGCGGGTCCGAAGGAATCGGGTTTGCCATTCCCAGCAGCATTGCGACCGACATCGTCGAGAGTCTGACGAAGACAGGCAAAGTGGTGCGCGGATGGATGGGCGTGGCGATTCAGGAGATCACCCCGGCGCTGGCCAAGTCCTTCAAGTTGCCGGACCAGCGGAAGGGCGTCCTGATCAGCGACGTGAATGAGAACGGTCCCTCCCACACGGCCGGCATGCGGCGTGGAGATGTGGTCATCTCTTTCAACGGCAAGGAAGTGCAGAGTGTCAGTCAGCTGCGCAACCTGGTCGCGCGTATGGCCGTCGGGAAGGAAGCGGATATCAAGATTTTGCGCGAAGGCAAGGAGCAAGTCCTCAAGGTCAAGGTGGCTGAGCGCCCGTCGGATGAAGTGCTCGCAAAGCGCGAGCCTGGTCCTGCTGCGCCTCCGACTGAGACCGTGAAGCCGCCCGACAATGTGCTGGCGGCGTTGCGCGTTCAGATGTTGGATGCGGCCATGCAAAGCCAGCTGAACATTCCCGCCAAGACTACCGGCGTGGTGGTGAGCTCTGTGGAGGCAGGGAGCCCTGCAGAGGCGGCAGGGCTGCAGCGTGGCGACGTGATCCAGGAGGTGAATCACGAGGTTGTGAAGAACCTTGAGGATTACCAGAAGGCGTCGGCCAAGGTGAAAAAAGACGAAATGGTTGTGCTCCTGCTGAGTCGGCAAGGGAACAATCTGTTCGTAGCCGTCAACCCGAAGTAA